The following proteins are co-located in the Amphiprion ocellaris isolate individual 3 ecotype Okinawa chromosome 7, ASM2253959v1, whole genome shotgun sequence genome:
- the nlrx1 gene encoding NLR family member X1 isoform X4 has product MSSDGLSLQSLLLHPFRTRMASLRDLVSRKYLHLKKHPLLSGEGSQAKDVLFLFNGMEKIQLDFRIGSTELCSDPNEALLPGVVVVNLLRKYLLPEASILVTTRLSALDRIPQKYISRYAQICGFTDPDRQRAYFTSRLLQQSGKTAHNQEAQALIELLYLSLQRESQLAAACFLPSYCWLTCATLHFLHFTSINAPIRTLTGIYTSFLRLNFGGEVLGTGAGTNVPIQGHHSSLMLYVVRTVGKLAFDGVTYKRTSFSERELEQWIGGKTKTDEELRQLAMFRTDVLDFFLAPCVGNDKYLSQDLSENDERRYVFAVPAMQEYLAALYMVLGENKSALEKLTRQVSMAIGQATEDVNALMNILSKFIPLRIFAIFNLLKLFPKLFEKISSRNKGSIARTMAAEMFRTEDSYNEDVLDQVEQSLLGVHGPQPKQYSEGQPFELYPIFMGGLLHYGNRVLLQQLGCSIQSSTVAQITLALRKYLVRELSKPQPPEELMDLLVLLYEFQNPRLTAEVLASIRAIRLTNIRMTPIKCFVLSTVLSCTPPSYHLEELDLSSCLLTHDMLQMLWPAFRHTHNLNLQFNSLGPESCILLRDLLLDSKILIRSLQLCDNPLLDSGAHTLLESLPKNQSLTHLSLMHTGLGDKGALELAERLQQHTGLQELNVAYNNIGDNAALTLVDACREHPSIHTVHLYLNPLSDVGKKSLYVRGVLRGHGGSGRHVKVLASVTEGSDISEDWHPILSVIRENASSWDHKRIKQQLKVFLTDLEWGRQQQQSFWKRLHFRKVEKGVKQTLQMLEKDTPSKRYHK; this is encoded by the exons GATGGCTTCCCTAAGGGACCTGGTGAGTAGGAAGTACCTCCACCTGAAAAAACACCCCCTGCTGAGTGGGGAGGGAAGCCAGGCCAAGGATGTGCTTTTCCTCTTTAACGGGATGGAGAAGATACAATTGGACTTCCGCATTGGATCCACAGAGCTTTGTAGTGACCCTAATGAAGCTCTGCTTCCAGGTGTAGTGGTGGTGAACCTACTGAGGAAGTATCTCCTGCCTGAG GCCAGCATCTTGGTTACCACAAGACTGTCTGCTCTAGACCGTATCCCTCAGAAGTATATTAGTCGTTATGCACAGATTTGTGGCTTCACTGACCCAGACCGCCAGCGGGCATATTTCACTAGCCGCCTACTGCAGCAGAGTGGGAAGACAGCACATAACCAAGAGGCCCAGGCTCTAATAGAGCTGCTTTACCTCAGCCTTCAGAGAGAAAGTCAGCTTGCTGCAGCCTGCTTCCTCCCCTCCTACTGCTGGCTCACATGTGCTACCTTACACTTCCTCCATTTCACCAGCATCAATGCCCCCATCCGCACATTGACTGGCATATACACCAGTTTTCTCAGGCTCAACTTTGGGGGTGAGGTGCTGGGAACAGGGGCAGGGACTAATGTGCCCATTCAGGGGCACCACAGTTCTCTGATGTTGTATGTCGTTCGTACAGTTGGTAAACTTGCTTTTGATGGTGTGACTTACAAGCGCACGTCGTTTTCAGAAAGGGAACTGGAACAGTGGATAGGAGGGAAGACCAAGACGGATGAGGAGCTACGTCAGCTGGCCATGTTCCGCACTGATGTGTTAGACTTCTTTTTAGCTCCCTGTGTAGGAAATGATAAGTATTTATCCCAAGACCTCAGTGAGAATGATGAGAGGCGGTACGTGTTTGCTGTCCCAGCCATGCAGGAGTATCTGGCGGCTCTCTACATGGTTCTAGGAGAGAACAAATCGGCTCTGGAGAAACTGACCAGGCAGGTGTCTATGGCCATTGGCCAGGCAACTGAGGATGTGAATGCCCTTATGAACATCCTTTCTAAATTCATCCCCCTCAGAATATTTGCTATATTCAACCTCCTTAAACTTTTTCCAAAGCTTTTTGAGAAAATCAGCAGTCGCAACAAAGGTAGTATTGCCAGAACCATGGCAGCTGAGATGTTCCGCACTGAGGATAGCTACAACGAGGATGTCCTGGATCAGGTGGAGCAAAGCCTTCTTGGCGTCCATGGTCCGCAGCCAAAGCAGTACAGTGAAGGCCAACCTTTTGAACTGTACCCCATCTTCATGGGTGGACTGTTGCATTATGGTAACCGTGTGCTTCTCCAACAACTTGGCTGCAGCATTCAAAGCAGCACTGTGGCCCAGATCACACTTGCCCTCAGGAAATATCTTGTCAGAG AACTCAGCAAACCGCAGCCACCGGAGGAGTTGATGGATCTGCTGGTCCTTCTGTATGAGTTTCAGAACCCAAGACTGACTGCAGAGGTTCTGGCCTCAATCAGAGCCATCCGACTCACCAACATTCGTATGACGCCAATCAAATGCTTCGTACTGAGTACTGTGCTCTCATGCACACCTCCAAG CTATCACCTTGAAGAGCTGGACCTGTCCTCCTGTCTCCTGACTCATGACATGCTTCAGATGCTGTGGCCTGcctttagacacacacacaacctcaa TCTGCAGTTTAACAGCCTGGGTCCGGAGTCTTGCATCCTGCTGAGAGACCTGCTACTAGACTCCAAGATTTTGATTAGATCTCTACA ACTGTGTGACAACCCTCTGCTGGACTCTGGAGCCCACACCTTGCTGGAGTCCCTGCCAAAGAACCAGTCCCTGACACACCTAAGCCTCATGCACACTGGACTAGGGGACAAAGGGGCCCTGGAGCTAGCTGAGAGGCTCCAGCAGCACACAGGACTCCAGGAACTCAACGTGGCCTATAACAATATTGGAGACAATGCTGCTTTGACTCTGGTGGACGCCTGCAGAGAGCATCCCAGCATTCACACTGTGCA CTTGTATCTGAACCCTCTCAGCGATGTGGGGAAGAAGTCCTTGTATGTCCGAGGTGTTCTCAGGGGCCACGGCGGCAGTGGTCGGCATGTCAAGGTCCTGGCTTCTGTCACCGAGGGATCAGACATCTCAGAAGACTGGCACCCCATCCTCAGCGTTATACGAGAGAACGCCTCATCCTGGGACCACAAACGCATCAAGCAGCAGCTTAAG GTCTTCCTCACTGATCTGGAGTGGGGgcgtcagcagcagcagagtttctGGAAGAGGCTGCACTTTCGCAAGGTGGAAAAAGGGGTGAAGCAGACTCTACAGATGCTGGAGAAGGACACTCCATCCAAACGATATCACAAGTAA